The Oleidesulfovibrio alaskensis DSM 16109 genome has a segment encoding these proteins:
- a CDS encoding bifunctional folylpolyglutamate synthase/dihydrofolate synthase: MNDNAADFDTTMPQGPFTSYADVLAHLDNLGLFHMELDLARIKRVLEELELTRPEYPVVQVVGTNGKGSTATFMASIATGAGFSTGLFISPHFITPRERVLVDGEMLPEEDWLVLANDIMAAGGEVLTYFEFLTVLAALAFADYEVDLAVFEAGLGGTYDATTAIAADTVVFTPVALDHQQILGDTVEKIAADKAGAIRSNVPVVSARQTDAVLEILKNASNTAGSPFTVAAGPDSLPEEARPVLNGVHQLHNAALAVAALQTVMDEKALPRPTLIPWSDVVTLGIADAWIAGRMQHIAPAPDHPALILDGGHNLHGLRALQAALAAENIRPAAIIFGAMKDKNLEGIPDLLSALTDGPVLLPALTQNSRAATPQELAVRLGGAPDGPTETIPCASVREALDKAAAYAAENPVLICGSLYLLADFFTLHPEYLRP, from the coding sequence ATGAACGACAACGCTGCGGATTTTGATACCACCATGCCTCAGGGGCCTTTTACCAGCTACGCCGACGTGCTGGCGCATCTGGACAATCTGGGGCTGTTTCACATGGAGCTTGATCTGGCGCGCATCAAACGCGTGCTGGAAGAGCTGGAGCTTACCCGTCCGGAATACCCTGTGGTGCAGGTTGTGGGCACCAACGGTAAAGGTTCCACAGCCACCTTCATGGCTTCCATTGCCACCGGAGCCGGATTCAGCACGGGCCTGTTCATCTCTCCTCATTTTATCACCCCGCGCGAACGCGTGCTGGTGGACGGCGAGATGCTGCCCGAAGAAGACTGGCTGGTACTGGCCAACGATATTATGGCCGCCGGCGGTGAAGTGCTGACGTATTTTGAATTTCTGACCGTGCTGGCTGCACTGGCCTTTGCAGACTACGAAGTTGATCTGGCTGTTTTTGAAGCCGGTCTGGGGGGCACGTACGATGCCACCACAGCCATAGCGGCCGATACCGTGGTATTCACCCCCGTGGCGCTGGATCATCAGCAGATTCTCGGCGACACCGTTGAAAAAATAGCCGCGGACAAAGCCGGTGCCATCCGCAGCAATGTGCCTGTCGTGTCGGCCCGCCAGACTGATGCCGTGCTTGAAATACTGAAAAATGCCAGCAATACCGCCGGATCCCCATTTACAGTGGCTGCCGGCCCCGATTCACTGCCGGAAGAGGCCCGCCCGGTGCTGAACGGTGTCCACCAGCTGCACAACGCGGCGCTGGCCGTGGCGGCCCTGCAGACCGTCATGGATGAAAAAGCCCTTCCGCGTCCCACTCTCATCCCCTGGTCCGATGTGGTAACGCTGGGCATAGCCGATGCGTGGATAGCGGGCCGCATGCAGCACATCGCACCTGCCCCGGACCACCCGGCGCTCATTCTGGACGGCGGCCACAATCTGCACGGGCTCCGTGCGCTGCAGGCAGCCCTCGCGGCGGAAAATATCCGCCCTGCTGCAATCATTTTCGGCGCCATGAAAGATAAAAACCTTGAAGGAATACCGGACCTGCTGTCGGCCCTGACCGACGGGCCGGTGCTGCTGCCCGCCCTGACGCAGAACTCACGCGCCGCAACCCCGCAGGAGCTGGCCGTGCGGCTGGGCGGCGCCCCGGACGGGCCGACAGAAACAATACCCTGCGCATCCGTGCGTGAAGCGCTGGACAAGGCCGCCGCATACGCTGCGGAAAATCCTGTGCTTATCTGCGGCTCCTTGTATTTGCTGGCCGACTTCTTTACACTCCATCCGGAATATCTGAGACCGTAA
- a CDS encoding glycyl-radical enzyme activating protein translates to MAQENNLIGQVFNIQRYSTHDGPGIRTTVFLKGCPLRCKWCQNPESQSLHPVLMFRADECTSCGRCIDACPNKANSIVDGKLVIDWERCTACGACTSPAVCLSMTRKVEGKPMTVEEVMKQVSSDYNLYLNSGGGLTISGGDCAVQPEFTAALLKKAQEEGINTCVEITGAYPWERVQQITEDADYVYYDLKCMDDEKHKEGTGVSNRLILENARKLVEAKKQMLFRTPLIPGFNDDKENIEATASFIKNELGLSPSEHLELLAYNNLGEDKYLRLGFSEPQRHARQSDKYLDELEELVMSF, encoded by the coding sequence GTGGCTCAAGAAAACAATCTGATTGGACAAGTATTCAACATCCAACGCTATTCTACTCATGACGGCCCCGGAATACGGACGACGGTGTTCCTGAAAGGATGTCCGCTACGTTGTAAGTGGTGTCAGAACCCGGAGTCCCAGAGCCTGCACCCTGTTCTTATGTTTCGGGCAGATGAGTGCACTTCGTGCGGCAGATGCATCGATGCATGTCCTAACAAAGCCAACAGCATCGTTGACGGCAAATTAGTGATTGACTGGGAACGTTGTACCGCTTGCGGCGCATGCACTTCACCGGCTGTCTGTCTGTCCATGACGCGTAAAGTTGAAGGCAAACCCATGACCGTTGAAGAGGTTATGAAGCAGGTTTCCAGCGACTACAATCTGTATCTGAACTCTGGTGGTGGTCTGACAATCTCTGGCGGAGACTGTGCGGTTCAGCCGGAATTTACCGCAGCTCTTTTGAAGAAAGCCCAGGAAGAAGGGATCAATACCTGCGTAGAGATAACCGGTGCCTACCCCTGGGAGCGGGTGCAGCAAATTACCGAGGACGCAGACTACGTCTACTACGACCTCAAGTGCATGGATGACGAAAAGCATAAAGAGGGAACCGGAGTATCCAACAGGCTCATTCTCGAGAATGCCAGAAAGCTTGTTGAAGCTAAAAAGCAGATGCTCTTCAGAACTCCTCTTATTCCCGGTTTTAACGACGACAAAGAGAACATAGAGGCAACTGCAAGTTTTATTAAAAACGAACTTGGATTGTCTCCATCTGAGCACCTTGAGCTTCTTGCATACAATAATCTTGGAGAAGACAAGTATTTGCGCCTGGGGTTCAGTGAGCCGCAAAGGCATGCGCGGCAGTCAGACAAGTATCTTGATGAACTGGAAGAGCTTGTCATGTCGTTCTAG
- a CDS encoding MFS transporter, producing the protein MGKSKNCYGWSVVAASWLAMFCLFGYRATFSILKVPMSADMGWSQAEVTLGYSFMMMFYAIAAFFCGMILDKWGTKPVYFIGAILGASGFYVTSLTQSLYAYYASYGILAGVATGMLWVSSTISIRKWYVGKNYAKMFGIAFMGAPMSQVIMSLFVKQALAGAEGDAWRAAMQVLGVLTLACLVVAGLLAKGNPEDYNMQAFGEMPQKSGKPEKVWAIREAFSTYPIWGAIFMFLTSMLAEFLVWTQVISYWTADLGLQLGEATNLYIIIGIVGIFSMPLMGIVADKAVARSSCEAQGRKKMLIFGPITGIVACAMLLLQTQTTFFLGAISCVIFAIYWAVVPGGVVGYAGAIYGRATLGKIWGLATLIVMGVGPFIGPLIGGYLKDSTGSYTYSIMFALASFVVSALLAASLPMTAEGKVSSMDDTPEAEAAAN; encoded by the coding sequence GTGGGCAAAAGCAAAAATTGTTATGGTTGGTCAGTGGTTGCAGCCTCTTGGCTGGCCATGTTCTGTCTGTTTGGCTATCGGGCTACCTTCTCAATTCTCAAAGTTCCTATGAGCGCTGATATGGGATGGTCTCAGGCCGAGGTTACTCTGGGCTATTCCTTCATGATGATGTTTTATGCCATTGCCGCCTTCTTCTGTGGCATGATCCTCGATAAGTGGGGAACCAAGCCTGTCTACTTTATCGGAGCCATCCTCGGCGCTTCCGGCTTCTATGTTACCAGCCTGACCCAGAGCCTTTATGCCTACTACGCCTCCTACGGCATCCTTGCCGGGGTCGCCACAGGCATGCTGTGGGTTTCATCTACCATCTCTATCCGCAAGTGGTATGTGGGCAAAAACTACGCAAAAATGTTCGGCATAGCCTTTATGGGTGCGCCCATGTCTCAGGTTATTATGAGTCTTTTTGTAAAGCAGGCTCTTGCCGGAGCTGAAGGTGACGCCTGGCGTGCCGCAATGCAGGTGCTGGGTGTTCTGACTCTGGCCTGCCTGGTGGTCGCAGGTTTGCTGGCAAAGGGAAATCCCGAAGATTACAACATGCAGGCCTTTGGCGAAATGCCGCAGAAAAGCGGTAAGCCTGAAAAGGTCTGGGCTATCAGGGAAGCTTTCTCCACCTATCCCATCTGGGGTGCGATCTTCATGTTCCTGACCAGTATGCTGGCAGAGTTCCTCGTATGGACTCAGGTTATCAGCTACTGGACAGCTGATCTTGGCCTGCAGCTGGGCGAAGCCACCAACCTTTACATTATCATCGGCATCGTAGGCATCTTCTCCATGCCTCTCATGGGTATCGTTGCAGACAAGGCGGTAGCCAGGTCTTCCTGTGAGGCGCAGGGCCGTAAGAAAATGCTCATTTTTGGCCCTATCACCGGCATTGTCGCCTGCGCCATGCTTCTGCTGCAAACGCAAACAACGTTCTTCCTCGGTGCTATCTCGTGCGTCATCTTCGCAATCTACTGGGCTGTTGTTCCCGGTGGCGTTGTTGGCTACGCAGGCGCCATTTACGGTCGGGCCACCCTCGGCAAGATATGGGGTCTGGCAACGCTGATCGTTATGGGCGTAGGCCCCTTCATCGGCCCGCTGATCGGCGGCTACCTCAAGGACAGCACCGGAAGCTACACATATTCGATTATGTTCGCCCTTGCGTCCTTCGTAGTGTCAGCTTTGCTTGCAGCCAGCCTGCCCATGACAGCAGAGGGCAAGGTTTCCTCTATGGATGATACGCCCGAGGCTGAAGCCGCAGCCAATTAG
- a CDS encoding pyruvate formate lyase family protein gives MKNVEKVQYNKYEDRSRGNVMWDVLNPLRYSQSMSMSRAQLLMESYKETESLHFFRRRGKAIRKILQEMPIRIDDHQLLCGDFSAKPMGPEFFPDLAATWIVDYIDNYGVEGRKGFFRWEDEEQMEIGRSIGEYFRETGGKEKWIAFLGDEEAALEHKIGEAGSWIVNTVSEMFAEKAWNCPDLDRLVKRGVRGLIADIDEQLEKFVMITYEDYRRHEFWLGLKEMLLGGIDYAHRYRDLATELAAKETDPVRKAELEEMARVCNRVPEHPAETFQEALQSLVFGLLMVFYDTRTFGMGYGRIDQIMYPQYKSDIASGKIDDEYVVQLFECFRVKIMGKRQFWPDVMTPNLSSESHFHNCVICGVDPKTGRDATNELSFAFLEAAERVRTTHPTISVRWHTQIDPKFMKRALETVKLGMGFPAFFNDEPSIQYLLARGYTMEEARNYALGGCTLHTVPGKTSSIWPLVTSYGRILELTMYNGWDFISNSQLGPKTGDFTQMTSYEEFVAAYKAMIEYWANVSTKSGRAAKLQHGDTFPDIMMSAFTDDCIGRGKVCSLGGAEHADSCMYIVPVAVQDVANELYVLKHGVFGENPICTPQEMLDAMRANWEGHEELRAKCMAMPKFGNDIPEVDQLLTDVYNWIKEIWHAQPATDGGRYEVSPHSIGFHGGTGAKTGALPCGRKAGTSFSDGAVSPVQGTDVNGPSAVIKSAGSIDQHDLYGVLFNMRFSPSNIRGEKGTANLASLIKTYFSDYKGKHIQFNVLNRDDLIAAKKEPEKYKDLMVRVAGYSAYWTDLPANIQDELIARTEHEL, from the coding sequence ATGAAGAACGTTGAAAAAGTCCAATACAACAAGTATGAGGATCGCTCTCGTGGTAACGTGATGTGGGATGTTTTGAACCCTCTGCGTTACTCCCAGTCTATGTCTATGTCGCGCGCGCAGCTTCTTATGGAAAGCTACAAGGAAACGGAAAGCTTGCATTTCTTCCGCAGACGCGGCAAGGCCATTCGCAAAATCCTTCAGGAAATGCCCATCCGTATTGATGACCATCAGCTGCTTTGCGGTGACTTCAGCGCCAAGCCGATGGGCCCCGAATTCTTCCCCGATCTGGCTGCAACCTGGATTGTAGACTACATCGACAACTATGGTGTGGAAGGCAGAAAGGGCTTCTTCAGGTGGGAAGATGAAGAGCAGATGGAAATCGGCAGATCCATCGGTGAATATTTCAGAGAAACAGGCGGAAAGGAAAAGTGGATTGCCTTCCTCGGTGACGAAGAAGCCGCTTTGGAACACAAGATCGGTGAAGCCGGTTCCTGGATCGTGAACACTGTTTCTGAAATGTTTGCTGAAAAAGCATGGAACTGCCCCGACCTTGACCGTCTGGTGAAAAGAGGCGTCCGCGGCTTGATCGCAGATATCGACGAGCAGCTCGAAAAGTTCGTAATGATTACCTACGAAGACTATCGTCGCCATGAGTTCTGGCTTGGACTCAAGGAAATGCTGCTGGGTGGTATCGATTACGCTCACAGATATCGTGACCTTGCCACCGAACTGGCAGCCAAGGAAACCGATCCGGTTCGCAAGGCAGAACTGGAAGAGATGGCCCGCGTATGCAACCGCGTTCCGGAACATCCGGCAGAAACCTTCCAGGAAGCCCTCCAGTCTCTCGTATTCGGTCTGCTCATGGTCTTTTACGATACCCGTACCTTCGGCATGGGCTATGGCCGTATCGATCAGATCATGTACCCCCAGTACAAGTCTGACATTGCCAGCGGCAAAATCGACGACGAATATGTTGTCCAGCTGTTCGAATGCTTCCGAGTCAAGATTATGGGTAAGCGCCAGTTCTGGCCCGACGTTATGACTCCGAACCTGAGCAGCGAATCCCACTTCCATAACTGCGTTATCTGCGGCGTAGACCCCAAGACCGGCAGAGACGCCACCAACGAACTGTCCTTCGCATTCCTGGAAGCCGCAGAGCGTGTAAGAACGACTCACCCGACGATATCCGTGCGTTGGCACACCCAGATCGATCCCAAGTTCATGAAGCGTGCACTGGAAACCGTTAAGCTGGGCATGGGCTTCCCTGCCTTCTTCAACGACGAACCCAGCATCCAGTACCTGCTTGCCCGTGGTTACACGATGGAGGAAGCACGCAACTACGCTCTGGGCGGTTGTACCCTGCACACGGTTCCCGGCAAAACCAGCTCCATCTGGCCTCTGGTTACCAGCTATGGCCGAATCCTTGAGCTTACCATGTACAACGGTTGGGATTTCATCTCCAACTCGCAGCTGGGGCCGAAAACCGGCGACTTTACCCAGATGACCTCCTATGAAGAGTTTGTTGCAGCTTACAAGGCCATGATTGAATACTGGGCAAATGTCAGCACCAAGAGCGGACGTGCAGCAAAGCTCCAGCACGGCGACACCTTCCCCGATATCATGATGTCTGCCTTCACCGATGACTGCATCGGCCGTGGCAAGGTCTGCAGCCTCGGCGGTGCAGAACATGCTGACAGCTGCATGTACATAGTGCCCGTAGCCGTGCAGGACGTAGCCAACGAACTGTACGTGCTTAAGCACGGCGTGTTTGGCGAAAACCCGATCTGCACCCCGCAGGAAATGCTGGATGCAATGCGCGCCAACTGGGAAGGCCACGAAGAACTGCGTGCCAAGTGCATGGCTATGCCCAAGTTCGGTAACGACATCCCCGAAGTGGATCAGCTGCTGACCGACGTGTACAACTGGATCAAGGAAATCTGGCACGCACAGCCTGCAACGGACGGCGGCAGGTATGAGGTTTCCCCGCACTCCATCGGTTTCCACGGTGGAACGGGCGCCAAGACCGGCGCGCTGCCCTGCGGCCGTAAAGCCGGAACTTCCTTCTCCGACGGCGCTGTTTCCCCTGTACAGGGTACCGACGTGAACGGTCCCTCTGCGGTTATCAAGTCCGCAGGCAGCATTGACCAGCATGACCTGTACGGCGTGCTCTTCAACATGCGCTTCTCTCCCAGCAACATCAGGGGCGAGAAAGGGACTGCAAACCTGGCCTCCCTTATCAAGACCTACTTCAGCGACTACAAAGGCAAGCACATTCAGTTCAACGTGCTTAACCGCGACGATCTGATTGCAGCAAAGAAAGAGCCTGAAAAGTACAAAGACCTCATGGTTCGTGTTGCCGGCTACAGCGCCTACTGGACTGACCTGCCCGCAAACATTCAGGATGAGCTGATCGCTCGTACTGAGCATGAACTGTAA